From one Brevibacterium sp. 'Marine' genomic stretch:
- a CDS encoding C40 family peptidase, whose product MRTKIAVSAALGVGLVFGAGAPALSSNLSSTDAANTSGISAGVVPGQELERITDGKIEKGETAYVDVTVATLWTDPKAPRKVDKPALQHPVDLKKWNKNLESTDVRRGLTGKTETQATYGSEVSVLDIKGSWAKVAVTDQKTPKDKKGYPGWLPKKQLVENDRFGKLREDQPRAVVTKPKSELEGIEFTKDTGADVSFNVDLPLIAQDVDDVRVALPGGGAAWIDIDDVEVYDVGGKPEKPSGKDLVKTAKQFDGLRYLWAGVSAYGFDCSGFTYSIYKAHGIDLPRDSGEQAKAGKAVSSSNLKPGDLLFFSTSSGTVHHVGMYVGDGKMIHSPNASKDVYVTDWKKWDSGNEFSGARRIL is encoded by the coding sequence ATGCGTACCAAAATTGCTGTTTCGGCAGCACTTGGGGTCGGACTGGTTTTCGGCGCCGGTGCTCCCGCACTGTCGAGCAATCTGTCCTCGACCGACGCCGCAAATACGTCCGGCATCTCCGCTGGTGTTGTACCCGGCCAAGAGCTCGAACGAATCACCGATGGCAAGATCGAGAAGGGCGAGACCGCCTACGTCGATGTCACGGTAGCGACGCTGTGGACCGACCCTAAGGCCCCGCGCAAGGTGGATAAGCCTGCGCTCCAGCACCCCGTCGACCTCAAGAAGTGGAACAAGAATCTCGAATCCACCGATGTGCGCCGCGGACTGACTGGCAAAACCGAGACCCAGGCGACCTACGGTTCGGAAGTCTCCGTCCTCGATATCAAGGGCAGCTGGGCCAAGGTTGCCGTGACCGACCAGAAGACCCCGAAGGACAAGAAGGGCTACCCGGGCTGGCTGCCCAAGAAGCAGCTGGTCGAAAACGACCGCTTCGGAAAGCTCCGCGAGGACCAGCCCCGCGCCGTGGTCACGAAGCCCAAGAGCGAACTCGAAGGCATCGAATTCACCAAGGACACCGGTGCCGACGTCAGCTTCAACGTCGACCTGCCCCTCATCGCCCAGGACGTCGACGATGTCCGCGTCGCACTCCCCGGAGGCGGAGCCGCCTGGATCGATATCGACGATGTCGAGGTCTACGATGTCGGCGGCAAACCCGAGAAGCCCAGCGGCAAAGACCTTGTGAAGACCGCGAAGCAGTTCGACGGCCTGCGCTACCTGTGGGCCGGAGTCTCCGCTTACGGATTCGACTGCTCCGGATTCACCTACTCCATCTACAAAGCCCACGGCATCGACCTGCCCCGCGACTCCGGCGAACAGGCGAAAGCCGGCAAGGCAGTCTCCTCGTCGAACCTCAAACCCGGTGACCTGCTGTTCTTCTCGACCAGTTCGGGAACGGTCCACCACGTCGGCATGTACGTCGGCGACGGCAAGATGATCCACTCGCCGAACGCGTCGAAGGACGTCTACGTCACCGACTGGAAGAAGTGGGATTCCGGAAACGAATTCTCCGGAGCCCGCCGGATCCTCTGA
- a CDS encoding LLM class flavin-dependent oxidoreductase, whose amino-acid sequence MKLSILDLIPVRTGQTTADSFAASKQIIDTADKLGFTRYWVAEHHNMPSIASTMPGPELMYLGQGTQQIRLGSGGVMLPNHAPLAVAELFALLSAVYGDRIDLGIGRAPGTDPITSAAMRGHLGEGRMVDGEGRAIDPVEQFPQHVIDTLSLMQPEGMRVPLHGGREHVLKATPAAVPGTQPLPWLLGSSGYSARLAAELGMPYVFANHFASGATTGMKIYRDNFTPGAYGDTPQTFVTANVVAAPTEDEAQLRSEPFMLQMARLRTGGPMEKLHLAGDDVRSVMTDQERMVGEELSGNWIIGDTESVSAQLEELAERFDVDEIMIQPIAGAMEGEDVREDPGRIQTIELLAAEVLGSTTASGVAGAGTDK is encoded by the coding sequence ATGAAGCTTTCGATCCTCGACCTCATCCCCGTCCGCACAGGACAGACGACAGCAGACTCCTTCGCCGCCTCGAAGCAGATCATCGACACGGCTGACAAGCTCGGATTCACTCGCTATTGGGTGGCCGAGCACCACAACATGCCGTCGATCGCATCGACGATGCCTGGGCCCGAACTCATGTACCTCGGCCAAGGAACTCAGCAGATCCGCCTCGGTTCCGGTGGGGTCATGCTTCCCAACCACGCTCCGCTGGCCGTCGCCGAACTCTTCGCCCTCCTGTCGGCGGTCTACGGCGACCGCATCGATCTGGGAATCGGGCGCGCACCGGGGACGGACCCGATCACCTCGGCGGCAATGCGAGGCCACCTCGGCGAGGGACGGATGGTCGACGGCGAAGGGCGAGCAATCGATCCCGTCGAACAGTTCCCCCAACACGTGATCGACACTCTCAGCCTCATGCAGCCCGAAGGGATGCGAGTTCCGCTCCACGGCGGGCGCGAACACGTGCTCAAGGCGACCCCCGCGGCAGTGCCGGGAACGCAGCCGCTGCCGTGGCTGCTCGGATCGTCCGGATACTCTGCGCGGCTGGCAGCTGAGCTCGGCATGCCCTATGTCTTCGCCAACCACTTCGCATCCGGTGCCACCACCGGAATGAAGATCTACCGCGACAATTTCACTCCGGGCGCCTATGGTGACACGCCGCAGACCTTCGTCACGGCCAACGTCGTCGCGGCACCCACCGAGGATGAAGCGCAGCTGCGCTCGGAACCCTTCATGCTGCAGATGGCTCGACTGCGCACCGGCGGACCGATGGAGAAACTGCACCTGGCCGGCGACGACGTGCGATCCGTGATGACCGACCAGGAGCGCATGGTCGGCGAAGAGCTCTCCGGCAACTGGATCATCGGCGACACGGAATCCGTGTCCGCGCAGCTCGAGGAACTCGCCGAGCGCTTCGACGTCGACGAGATCATGATCCAGCCGATCGCCGGCGCCATGGAAGGCGAAGACGTACGCGAAGACCCGGGACGGATCCAGACGATCGAATTGCTCGCCGCAGAAGTCCTCGGTTCCACCACAGCTTCCGGCGTCGCTGGTGCAGGCACCGATAAGTGA
- a CDS encoding HNH endonuclease signature motif containing protein, which produces MALIPDRRYDEHSEREAGKASQAPPPQGSPPSGLPPTAAGSSVCSADGDSSRSTYRELLAEAGFDLTGHPLADRFDAIADNLVDGEAGAEVSTAVERVAAVEGVAAVEGVAAVEGVAAVEGGSQPAAVEGDADDSPLPGGDIRAGQGLWTSRTTMPETEAEVQACIKEIEARQSAWMKVKREEREAQKAAEREEFLRKNPQARAEDEELARERAEWNARVERYEAKKRAQEEAERIAEAERTERHKALAEHYDSEADAHPLLDEFRWSDLKHAAPEVAESICALQGLLDGLHDFTRPMGPDDAVTLLDGLETLNRLTESLSIVTLSVFERVGTPRDYGAKTTKALVQHRLNLSAHEAQRRTQLAECLGKRTSISGESIEAQFPILAAALREGVLSANQASTISKCLKNLPVNVSEDDKIKAESLLVEKAQAVRVCDIHALFEEILGWIDPDGQEPKEAADRDSFAVNLRQAKDGTWTLKGRLDEETGGILNGLLTSRIKTDSPSDDEGCDDTAASGADRDREIVDTFSEVLRGDRSDCLDPSLDFAPPQVGENGEIPQGAGVKQDGTLVAMAAEQPSVRRRIYERFSSVIGSIEMNRIKAGAAYALVVTAKAEDVANQTGKAVTGVEAPFPIDAAVLEGLNGSVFFHLMGEKAKSMALATERRLATEKQLAILASRDQGCTFPGCDTPPGWCEAHHIVPWAENGKTDVNNLTLACSAHHHLLDYTEWDCRMLIDGRPAWVPPATIDPAQEPVLHARFIAREIGETLFG; this is translated from the coding sequence ATGGCTCTCATCCCCGACCGAAGGTACGACGAGCACAGCGAACGCGAGGCAGGAAAGGCTTCGCAGGCACCACCCCCTCAAGGTTCACCGCCCAGTGGCCTCCCTCCAACTGCAGCTGGCTCTTCTGTCTGTTCTGCCGACGGCGACTCCTCCAGGTCGACCTACCGGGAGCTGCTCGCTGAGGCCGGATTCGATCTGACCGGTCACCCTCTCGCCGACAGATTCGACGCGATCGCGGACAACCTGGTCGACGGCGAGGCAGGCGCCGAAGTGAGCACGGCCGTCGAAAGAGTCGCGGCTGTCGAAGGGGTCGCAGCCGTCGAAGGCGTCGCGGCCGTCGAAGGCGTCGCGGCCGTCGAAGGCGGCAGCCAACCGGCCGCTGTTGAGGGCGATGCAGATGATTCGCCTCTCCCGGGCGGCGATATCCGCGCCGGTCAGGGGCTCTGGACGAGTCGGACGACGATGCCGGAGACCGAGGCAGAAGTTCAGGCATGCATCAAAGAGATCGAAGCACGCCAAAGCGCGTGGATGAAGGTTAAGCGCGAAGAACGCGAGGCACAGAAAGCTGCGGAGCGTGAGGAATTCCTGCGGAAGAACCCGCAGGCTCGCGCAGAGGACGAGGAGCTCGCGCGGGAAAGAGCGGAGTGGAACGCCCGCGTTGAACGGTACGAGGCGAAGAAGCGAGCGCAAGAAGAAGCTGAACGTATCGCTGAGGCGGAACGCACGGAGCGACACAAGGCCCTCGCCGAACACTATGACTCCGAAGCTGACGCGCATCCCCTACTCGACGAATTTCGCTGGTCAGACCTGAAGCACGCAGCCCCAGAAGTCGCAGAAAGCATCTGCGCTCTGCAGGGCCTGCTCGACGGGCTCCACGACTTCACCCGCCCCATGGGGCCGGATGACGCGGTGACTCTTCTCGACGGTCTTGAGACCTTGAACCGTCTGACAGAATCCCTGTCGATCGTGACGCTCTCCGTGTTCGAACGTGTCGGCACGCCCCGTGACTACGGCGCGAAGACGACGAAGGCGCTGGTCCAACATCGCCTGAACCTGTCCGCACACGAGGCTCAACGCCGCACTCAGCTCGCCGAGTGCCTGGGAAAGCGGACCAGCATCAGCGGGGAATCGATCGAAGCGCAGTTTCCGATTCTCGCAGCGGCCCTTCGTGAAGGAGTGCTCTCGGCAAACCAGGCGTCGACGATCTCCAAATGCTTGAAGAACCTGCCGGTGAACGTATCCGAAGACGACAAGATCAAGGCCGAAAGTCTTCTTGTCGAAAAGGCTCAGGCTGTTCGTGTCTGCGATATCCATGCACTCTTCGAAGAGATTCTGGGCTGGATCGATCCCGACGGCCAGGAACCGAAGGAAGCGGCGGATCGGGACAGCTTCGCTGTCAACCTGCGCCAGGCGAAGGACGGAACGTGGACCCTCAAAGGTCGCCTCGACGAGGAGACCGGAGGGATCCTCAACGGACTGCTGACCTCACGCATCAAGACTGACTCACCGTCAGATGATGAGGGCTGCGACGATACGGCAGCCAGCGGGGCTGACCGTGATCGAGAAATCGTGGACACCTTCTCGGAAGTCCTACGCGGCGACCGCTCGGACTGTCTCGACCCTTCCCTCGACTTCGCTCCTCCGCAGGTCGGCGAGAATGGAGAGATCCCGCAGGGAGCCGGTGTGAAACAGGACGGCACTCTGGTGGCCATGGCGGCTGAACAGCCGAGTGTGCGCCGTCGCATCTACGAGCGCTTCTCCAGCGTCATCGGCAGCATCGAGATGAACCGCATCAAGGCCGGAGCGGCTTACGCGCTGGTCGTCACGGCCAAGGCTGAAGATGTGGCGAACCAGACCGGCAAAGCCGTGACCGGGGTAGAAGCGCCGTTCCCGATCGACGCCGCGGTTCTGGAAGGGCTGAATGGTTCGGTCTTCTTCCACCTCATGGGCGAGAAAGCGAAATCGATGGCACTGGCGACAGAACGACGCTTGGCCACCGAGAAGCAGCTGGCGATCCTCGCCAGTCGCGACCAGGGGTGCACATTCCCCGGGTGCGACACTCCTCCCGGCTGGTGCGAAGCGCACCATATCGTCCCGTGGGCCGAAAACGGAAAGACCGACGTCAACAACCTCACCTTGGCCTGTTCCGCGCACCACCACCTGCTTGATTACACCGAGTGGGACTGCAGAATGCTCATCGACGGTCGGCCCGCGTGGGTGCCACCGGCGACCATCGACCCAGCACAGGAACCGGTGCTGCACGCACGGTTCATCGCGCGGGAAATCGGAGAGACTCTCTTCGGCTGA
- a CDS encoding helix-turn-helix transcriptional regulator, whose protein sequence is MGESRESAESAAHSTDRMSGMLADGAAPVEAQEAIRQSLAGVGARLRSLRQEQNRTLDEVAELAGMSTSTLSRLESGKRKPSLELLLPLAGVYGLPLDELVGTPPIGDPRIHISPRKFHDQTILPLSRGAIGVQAFKHIVDGRQTPKLGALKTHPGFEWVYVIRGRLTLILGDRTMILSAGEAAEFDTRTPHWFGGADDDGVEYLSLFGPEGQRVHMKS, encoded by the coding sequence ATGGGAGAATCAAGGGAGTCGGCGGAGAGCGCTGCCCATTCGACGGATCGAATGTCGGGGATGCTTGCTGACGGGGCCGCCCCGGTCGAGGCGCAGGAAGCCATCAGGCAGTCGTTGGCCGGCGTCGGTGCCCGGCTGCGGAGTCTGCGGCAGGAGCAGAACCGCACCCTCGATGAGGTGGCCGAGCTGGCCGGAATGTCGACGAGTACGCTGTCGCGGCTGGAATCCGGGAAGCGCAAGCCGAGCTTGGAGCTGCTGCTGCCGCTGGCTGGGGTCTACGGCCTCCCGCTCGATGAGCTTGTGGGAACCCCGCCGATCGGGGATCCGCGCATACACATCTCGCCGCGGAAGTTCCATGACCAGACCATCCTGCCGCTCAGTCGCGGAGCGATCGGTGTGCAGGCCTTCAAACACATCGTCGACGGGCGGCAGACACCGAAGCTCGGTGCGCTGAAAACCCACCCGGGATTCGAATGGGTGTATGTGATCCGCGGTCGGCTCACTCTCATCCTCGGTGATCGGACGATGATCCTCAGCGCAGGTGAGGCCGCCGAATTCGATACTCGGACTCCGCACTGGTTCGGGGGAGCCGACGACGATGGCGTCGAATATCTCAGTCTCTTCGGCCCGGAGGGGCAGCGGGTTCACATGAAGAGCTGA
- a CDS encoding NAD(P)/FAD-dependent oxidoreductase: MTAPSTPEYSRPSASEGSRPSSSEGSRPSPSETLASSAESAQNSFDVAVIGGGAGGLAASIALARSLRSVVVIDAGQLRNSSSPHAHNVLGHEGIRPQDLVAKGRAEAAEYGVAFIDATVQNARTIDSDPNSAEAAPRHRFELTTSAGVDVRARRIIIATGLSDELPDVPGLAEGWGDTVLHCPYCHGYEVRGQRIGVIGTTAMSYHQAMLFSQLSDRVSFIRHAAPAPDSEQAAMLETLGIEYIDSTVTEVARTDSDTVVSLTADESADGANARTFDALAVGAYARANAELFAQLGGEVVAHPSGMGTYIPTQMAGQTDVPGVWAVGNSADVSAMVVASTASGVLAGAHVNADLIMERLG; this comes from the coding sequence ATGACTGCCCCATCCACACCCGAGTACTCACGACCTTCCGCATCAGAAGGTTCACGTCCCTCCTCTTCAGAAGGTTCACGACCTTCCCCGTCCGAGACACTCGCATCATCCGCCGAATCCGCGCAGAACTCCTTCGATGTCGCCGTCATCGGCGGTGGCGCAGGAGGCCTCGCCGCATCCATCGCCTTGGCCCGTTCGCTGCGATCCGTCGTCGTCATCGACGCCGGCCAACTGCGCAATTCCTCGAGCCCGCACGCACACAACGTCCTCGGTCACGAAGGCATCAGACCCCAGGATCTCGTGGCGAAAGGCCGCGCCGAGGCCGCGGAATACGGCGTCGCTTTCATCGATGCGACTGTGCAGAACGCGCGCACGATCGATTCCGACCCCAACTCCGCCGAGGCGGCTCCGCGACATCGATTCGAACTGACCACCTCGGCGGGGGTCGATGTCAGGGCCCGCCGCATCATCATCGCGACCGGTCTGAGTGACGAACTTCCGGACGTCCCGGGCCTGGCCGAGGGGTGGGGCGATACCGTCCTGCACTGCCCCTACTGCCACGGCTATGAAGTGCGCGGGCAGCGCATCGGGGTCATCGGCACGACGGCCATGTCGTACCACCAGGCGATGCTGTTCTCCCAGCTCAGCGACCGGGTCAGCTTCATCCGCCACGCCGCTCCGGCTCCCGATTCCGAGCAGGCGGCAATGCTCGAGACGCTCGGCATCGAGTACATCGATTCCACCGTCACCGAGGTGGCCCGCACCGACTCCGACACCGTCGTTTCGCTGACGGCTGACGAATCCGCGGACGGCGCGAACGCTCGCACCTTCGATGCGCTGGCCGTCGGTGCATATGCGCGGGCGAACGCCGAACTGTTCGCCCAGCTCGGCGGCGAGGTCGTTGCCCACCCGAGCGGGATGGGCACCTATATCCCCACGCAGATGGCCGGACAGACCGACGTGCCCGGCGTCTGGGCGGTCGGCAACAGCGCCGACGTGTCAGCGATGGTCGTGGCCAGCACCGCCAGCGGCGTGCTTGCCGGCGCGCATGTCAACGCCGACCTCATCATGGAGCGGCTCGGCTGA
- a CDS encoding universal stress protein: MTVLVGYVNNPAGHAALDAGIAQAKKDGKELVVVNASRSAQRNDSYRLGEGELRSVNDYLTRADVEFRVLTSGSEYDPAEQILDTATEVGAELIVLGTRKRTPVGKFLLGSTIQKVILDATAPVLCVKAAH; encoded by the coding sequence ATGACAGTACTCGTCGGTTATGTCAACAATCCCGCCGGGCATGCTGCTCTCGATGCCGGCATCGCGCAGGCGAAGAAGGACGGGAAGGAGCTCGTCGTCGTCAATGCGTCACGATCGGCGCAGCGCAACGACTCCTACCGCCTCGGCGAGGGGGAACTCAGGTCGGTCAACGACTACCTGACCCGGGCGGACGTCGAGTTTCGCGTGCTGACTTCGGGCAGCGAATACGACCCGGCCGAGCAGATCCTCGACACCGCCACCGAGGTGGGGGCCGAGCTGATCGTGCTCGGAACCCGGAAGCGCACCCCGGTCGGGAAGTTCCTGCTCGGGTCGACTATCCAGAAGGTCATCCTCGACGCAACAGCTCCGGTGCTGTGCGTCAAAGCCGCGCACTGA
- a CDS encoding APC family permease: MSDKEPTTTIDPGDGHQPETLKRVMGPKLLLLFIVGDILGTGVYALTGKVAGQVGGAGWAPVILAFLIALITAFSYMELVTKYPQAAGAALYTHKAFGVHFVTFLVAFAVLSSGITSASTASNVFAANLVAGFGWDVSGTGVMWIALAFLTLIALINLRGVGESVWFNVVLTLIELSGLLLVIVVGFFALGAGDADFSRVMIFETEGDKSVFLAVTGATALAFFSMVGFEDSVNMVEETKDPRIFPKIMLSGLTITGIIYVLVSLVTVAAVPIGVLTESETPLLEVVREGAPGLPIDTIFPFMTMFAVANSALINMLMASRLLYGMAKQNVLPPVFAKVLAGRRSPWVSIIFTTLIAFALIFFVTSILPETVTASLGGTTSLLLLAVFAVVNVAVLILRKDKSGNAEHFKAPTVLPWIGVITCVFLVGPWARLDELIQYQIAAALVGIGVVLWAVTWFWNRSTKGTSTRFRNPEELT; this comes from the coding sequence GTGAGCGACAAAGAACCCACGACGACGATCGACCCCGGTGACGGCCACCAGCCCGAGACCCTCAAGCGGGTCATGGGGCCGAAGCTGCTGCTTCTGTTCATCGTCGGTGACATCCTCGGAACCGGCGTCTATGCCCTGACCGGCAAGGTCGCAGGGCAGGTCGGCGGTGCCGGTTGGGCGCCGGTGATCCTCGCCTTCCTCATCGCGCTGATCACCGCGTTCTCATATATGGAGCTCGTGACGAAGTACCCGCAGGCCGCGGGTGCCGCGCTGTACACGCACAAGGCGTTCGGGGTCCACTTCGTGACGTTCCTCGTCGCCTTCGCCGTGCTCAGCTCCGGAATCACCTCGGCATCGACGGCGTCGAACGTCTTCGCCGCGAACCTCGTGGCCGGATTCGGTTGGGACGTCTCCGGCACAGGGGTGATGTGGATCGCGCTGGCGTTCCTCACCCTCATCGCGCTGATCAACCTCCGCGGAGTCGGGGAGAGCGTCTGGTTCAACGTCGTCCTCACTCTCATCGAACTGAGCGGTCTGCTGCTGGTCATCGTCGTCGGGTTCTTCGCCCTCGGCGCGGGCGATGCCGACTTCTCACGCGTGATGATCTTCGAGACCGAGGGCGACAAGAGCGTCTTCCTCGCGGTCACCGGCGCCACTGCGCTCGCTTTCTTCTCCATGGTCGGCTTCGAGGATTCGGTGAACATGGTCGAGGAGACGAAGGATCCGCGGATCTTCCCGAAGATCATGCTCTCGGGCCTGACGATCACCGGCATCATCTACGTCCTCGTCTCCCTCGTCACCGTCGCGGCCGTGCCGATCGGCGTGCTCACCGAGAGCGAGACACCGCTTCTCGAGGTCGTCCGCGAAGGCGCTCCCGGCCTGCCGATCGATACGATCTTCCCGTTCATGACGATGTTCGCCGTCGCGAACTCGGCGCTGATCAATATGCTCATGGCCAGCCGACTGCTCTACGGTATGGCCAAGCAGAACGTGCTCCCTCCCGTGTTCGCGAAGGTCCTGGCCGGCCGCCGGTCGCCGTGGGTGTCGATCATCTTCACGACGCTGATCGCCTTCGCGCTCATCTTCTTCGTGACCTCGATCCTGCCCGAGACGGTGACCGCGTCCCTGGGCGGCACCACCTCGCTGCTGCTGTTGGCCGTGTTCGCCGTCGTCAACGTTGCGGTGCTCATCCTGCGCAAGGACAAGTCCGGCAATGCCGAACACTTCAAAGCACCGACGGTTCTGCCGTGGATCGGTGTCATCACCTGCGTGTTCCTCGTCGGTCCGTGGGCCCGCCTCGATGAGCTCATCCAGTATCAGATCGCCGCGGCGCTCGTCGGCATCGGTGTCGTCCTGTGGGCCGTGACCTGGTTCTGGAACCGATCGACGAAGGGCACGAGCACCCGATTCCGCAATCCCGAAGAGCTGACGTGA
- a CDS encoding type 1 glutamine amidotransferase, whose product MTRLLVIVNDIDSQPGLLTRWMISENVEFDLRIGGVSPLPGPAELDAYDGLIMLGGGYMPDETDRAPWLADEAALVRRALELDLPQFGICLGGQLIAHVIGGDVRAQTGAPEKGYTQIDTTAEAAADPVFSAIRPRTSFVESHVDRIVALPEEASLLATSAACEFQAFRVGQAWGTQFHPESTRVNIERWDAEKLQTLGFDKDTLLEEAKELGPESERDSQALFSAFLTVVRN is encoded by the coding sequence ATGACGCGGCTGCTCGTCATCGTCAATGACATCGATTCCCAGCCGGGACTGCTGACACGGTGGATGATCAGCGAGAACGTCGAGTTCGATCTGCGCATCGGCGGGGTCTCACCGCTGCCCGGGCCTGCCGAGCTCGATGCCTATGACGGGCTCATCATGCTCGGCGGCGGGTACATGCCCGATGAGACGGACCGTGCGCCGTGGTTGGCCGATGAGGCCGCACTCGTCCGCCGTGCGCTGGAGCTGGATCTGCCGCAGTTCGGGATCTGCCTCGGCGGGCAGCTCATCGCCCATGTCATCGGGGGTGATGTGCGCGCGCAGACCGGTGCGCCGGAGAAAGGGTACACGCAGATCGACACCACCGCCGAGGCGGCCGCGGACCCGGTGTTCTCCGCGATCCGGCCACGGACGTCGTTCGTCGAAAGCCACGTCGACCGCATCGTCGCCCTCCCCGAGGAGGCGTCCCTGCTGGCCACGAGCGCAGCGTGTGAATTCCAGGCGTTCCGAGTCGGTCAGGCGTGGGGAACGCAGTTCCATCCGGAGTCGACGCGGGTGAACATCGAGCGCTGGGATGCGGAGAAACTGCAGACTTTGGGGTTCGATAAAGATACCCTGTTGGAAGAAGCGAAGGAGCTCGGGCCGGAGAGCGAACGGGATTCGCAGGCACTGTTCTCGGCGTTTCTCACGGTGGTTCGGAACTGA
- a CDS encoding dipeptidase, which produces MTAPTTESAPNTESAPNTESAPNAESAAAAASAPAVDVFDGHNDLAWYLREERDYSVEGLNDPAVSPFTTMDQLAAGHVAAQYWSVYVHSSITGPDAIKATWEQIDAVQRVVTAYPERLAFARTAADVRAARAAGKVASLMGVEGGQQIDESLAVLRSYARAGARYMTLTWSTTHSWADSATDEPVHGGLSAFGREVVAEMNRIGMILDLSHVAPTVMHQSLDQSTLPVLFTHSCAYGLNPHPRNIPDDVLDRVPDNGGVAMMTFVPSFVSNARREWVDAGEQGTAPEVTVAQVADHCDYVRERIGIDHIGLGGDICGVDELPTGLGDAGQYPTLFGELASRGWSQSDLRKIGFDNAMRVLDAHEDAYTAFLGSADDAPSVANGPTASAGDAGVGNTGHAHHAAPAGNGPAASAGAES; this is translated from the coding sequence ATGACCGCACCCACCACCGAATCCGCACCCAACACCGAATCGGCACCCAACACCGAATCCGCACCCAACGCTGAATCGGCAGCAGCCGCAGCATCCGCCCCCGCCGTCGACGTCTTCGACGGCCACAACGACCTCGCCTGGTACCTGCGCGAGGAACGCGACTACAGCGTCGAGGGGCTCAACGATCCGGCCGTCTCTCCGTTCACTACGATGGATCAGCTCGCGGCCGGCCACGTGGCCGCGCAGTACTGGTCCGTCTACGTCCATTCCTCGATCACCGGTCCTGATGCCATCAAGGCCACATGGGAGCAGATCGACGCGGTCCAGCGCGTCGTCACCGCCTACCCCGAACGACTCGCCTTCGCGCGTACTGCCGCCGATGTCCGCGCCGCCCGCGCTGCTGGCAAGGTCGCCTCCCTGATGGGCGTCGAAGGCGGTCAGCAGATCGACGAGTCCCTGGCCGTGCTGCGGTCCTACGCTCGCGCAGGGGCCCGCTACATGACACTGACCTGGTCGACCACTCATTCCTGGGCGGACTCGGCCACGGACGAACCGGTCCATGGAGGCTTGAGCGCCTTCGGCCGCGAGGTCGTCGCGGAGATGAACCGGATCGGGATGATCCTCGACCTCTCCCACGTCGCGCCCACCGTCATGCACCAATCGCTCGACCAGAGCACGCTGCCGGTGCTCTTCACCCACTCCTGCGCGTACGGTCTCAACCCGCACCCGCGCAACATCCCCGACGACGTCCTCGACCGCGTGCCCGACAACGGGGGAGTGGCGATGATGACCTTCGTGCCCTCGTTCGTCTCGAACGCCCGCCGCGAGTGGGTCGACGCCGGAGAGCAGGGGACCGCCCCCGAGGTGACCGTCGCCCAGGTCGCCGACCACTGCGATTACGTGCGCGAGCGGATCGGCATCGACCACATCGGACTCGGCGGCGACATCTGCGGAGTCGATGAGCTGCCGACCGGACTCGGGGACGCCGGCCAGTACCCGACCCTGTTCGGCGAGCTCGCTTCGCGCGGATGGTCGCAGAGCGACCTGCGCAAGATCGGCTTCGACAATGCGATGCGCGTCCTCGACGCACACGAGGACGCGTACACGGCATTCCTCGGCTCCGCAGACGACGCACCGTCCGTGGCAAACGGCCCGACCGCCTCGGCGGGGGATGCCGGCGTCGGCAACACCGGTCATGCACACCACGCTGCTCCCGCAGGCAACGGCCCGGCCGCCTCGGCGGGGGCGGAATCATGA